From a single Sphaeramia orbicularis chromosome 4, fSphaOr1.1, whole genome shotgun sequence genomic region:
- the foxq2 gene encoding forkhead box Q2: MSLRYLNSEITMEDSSSHNGGRERLGLSFTIDYLLFNKGVKGSKEEPSGSRPTEETANNMLNHQKPKPKEVGIHSNLRDGKIQTSETSEEREVNEEEGDEEQEEGEEEVTTTTSTSGAPEKSPDKPNQSYIALISKAILASEQKKLLLCDIYQWIMDHYPYFRSKDKNWRNSVRHNLSLNDCFIKAGRSDNGKGHFWAIHPSNYQDFSNGDYHCRRARRRVRREARQVPFASLSSPYHPAIIHPHRTACWCCPQAPTHPLSCLAPRLYWPWSTIHPQVGLYPGMHGSVPKDLTF, translated from the exons ATGAGTCTGAGATATTTAAATTCAGAAATAACTATGGAGGACAGCAGCAGCCACAACGGCGGCAGAGAAAGACTGGGACTGAGCTTCACTATTGACTACCTTCTGTTCAATAAAGGAGTCAAAGGTTCTAAAGAAGAACCGTCAGGAAGTCGCCCGACAGAGGAGACAGCGAACAACATGCTAAATCATCAGAAACCTAAACCCAAAGAGGTGGGGATTCACTCTAACTTACGGGATGGGAAGATTCAGACCTCAgagacgtctgaagaaagggaaGTCAATGAAGAGGAGGGGGATGAAGAAcaagaggagggggaagaggaggtgaCCACCACCACATCTACTAGTGGCGCTCCTGAGAAATCCCCTGACAAACCCAACCAGTCCTACATCGCACTCATTTCCAAGGCGATCCTGGCGTCAGAGCAGAAGAAACTGTTGCTATGTGACATCTACCAGTGGATCATGGACCATTACCCTTACTTTAGGAGTAAG GATAAAAACTGGCGGAACAGTGTGCGTCACAACTTGTCCCTTAATGACTGTTTCATCAAAGCTGGACGCAGCGACAACGGCAAGGGTCACTTCTGGGCGATCCACCCGTCAAACTACCAGGACTTTTCTAACGGTGACTACCACTGCCGGAGGGCACGGCGGAGGGTGCGCAGAGAGGCACGGCAGGTCCCGTTTGCCTCCCTGAGCTCCCCTTACCACCCCGCCATCATCCACCCACATAGAACAGCCTGTTGGTGCTGTCCACAAGCTCCGACACACCCTCTATCCTGCTTGGCACCCAGACTCTACTGGCCTTGGTCCACCATACATCCACAAGTGGGACTCTACCCTGGCATGCATGGCTCTGTACCAAAAGATTTAACTTTTTAA